The Diceros bicornis minor isolate mBicDic1 chromosome 14, mDicBic1.mat.cur, whole genome shotgun sequence genome segment AACAAGAACCAGGAAAAAACTCAGAGATCCTTTTTGGGCTCAAGTAAGTGCCTGCAGAGGCCTTGTCAGGACTTCCCTTCCAAATTCTACCTAGAGGCCTTCTCATTCTGGAAACTTCTGGGGTGGGTGGTAGATCAACAGATTCAAGAACATCATCATGATGCTTTGAACTCAATCTTGCCCTGCTGGCCATGCTCAAGCATTCTCTCTGCCTTCGAGTTCTTTAATGATGAGACTAGGGGAAAATCTACTGGAAAAGAAGCACGGGCAAAGGAGGgaatatagaaaatagaaatgaatcAGGAATCCTAACCTTGAAATATCGCCTTCCACTTTTCTTGCAATTCGCTAATGGCTCTATAAAGCCTATGCATGAAGACCTGATTCCCGGAGACCTCTCTTTCCACCTTCCCTGTCTACAACCTCTCCTCTTTAGCTCTAATTTCCTTTTGTGGTGAGGTCGCGGCAGCCATTACTATCCATCCTTGTCTTAATTTAGTTCCTCCCAGGAACACTCTGGTTCATTGCAGGTATGTGCGTCCAGGTGGTGGCTTTGTCCCCAATTTTCAGCTCTTTGAGAAAGGGGATGTGAatggagaaaaagaacagaaggtCTTTACCTTCCTGAAGGTAAGTCAACATAAACCTGGCATGGATTGGTCAGGTTGATAGAGATGCCCTGAAAGCATGGGGCTCAAGCCTAGGATTGAGGTTGAACTCCTTGGAAAGAAATGCTCACGTAAGTTCAAGGATCATGGCAATATCTATTGTGATGGCAATATCTTTCCTTCAAGTAAAGGAAACATATAACATATGATAGCTCTGATATGGACTAAACCTCCCCTGCTGAAAGGTAatgattcattcactcaacaatcaTTTATCGAATTCCTAGTTATGTGCAAGAACTGTGCTACACAATGAGTTAACGAACATTAATAGGGCATAGTCTCTTCCCTGAAGGAATTCATATCTAACCAGGGAGACAAACACAGAAATGAATAATGTAGAGTGTCATGTGGTAACTGACTTGAGAGTCACAGCGTGTTAGAACCACAGAAGCCCAGGATGGAAGGACCCCTGAGATCTTAGTCCACTGGTTCCCAAATGTTGATTTGCAGAATAAGTCTCGTCCTTGTGGAAATGTTCACCCATCCAcagcaaactggaaaaaaaagacaatgtggGGAATTTTTCACAAAGCTCAACTTACTGAACATAAAGGCCATCATTTATTCtgatattaaattaatattagGTTAAACCATATAAATTGCCATTTTTGCTGCTCAAAAATGGTGATATCATCAATTTTATGTTCTTCAACCTAATACTTAAAAATCTGGTAATTTTGGAATTTATAGTTATAGTAgactttaaatgtttttcttattgTCAAATTGAGTGTTGGTTATTCTACCTTAATCTCCAAAAAATAGTTGTGGAACTTTTACTGGCCTTTGAAGCCCCAAACTCTGGGAACCACTACTCTAAACCAACcgcttttttttttcagcttaagAAATTGAAACTATAGAAATGATatgactggggccggcccagtggcgcaagcagttaagtgcgtgcgttcccctgtggcggcctggggttcgccggttcggatcccgggcgtgccctatgcaccgcttggcaagccatgctgtggcggcatcccatataaagtggaggaagatgggcacgcatgttagcccagggccagtcttcctcagcaaaaaaaaaaaaaaaaaaaagagagaggaggattggcagatgtcagcacagggctgatctcctcacaaaaaaaaaaaagaaacgataTGACTTACCAAAGAAAATAGGAGATATTCTTTCATTGAAGCACCATGATATAATCATGGCAGTAGGggagagacagggaaaggagaaatGTTTTCTATTTACTATCTTACTCTCTAACTCTTGGTTGTTTGATTGGTAGTTGTTGTACTGGTGATGATGTATTCAAATGTCTGTGGTTTAGTAGGAGCACATTAAGTAGTTAATATATTGAGATATACAATGGTGAGCAGACTATCTAGGGGTGGAGATAAGACTGGACCACACAGAAGCagaaaaaacttatttttctgtgtttcataTCTCTGCTCCAGAACTCCTGCCCTCCAACCTCTGATCTTTTGGGGTCATCAAACCAACTCTTCTGGGAGCCCATGAAGGTCCATGACATCCGCTGGAACTTTGAGAAGTTCCTCGTGGGACCTGATGGGGTCCCTGTCATGCGCTGGTTCCACCGGGCTTCAGTTAGCACAGTCAAGTCAGACATCCTGGAGTACCTGAAGCAGTTCAAATCCGAATAAGAAAGGCCAGAGACTGTCAGAAGTAGCCACCCTGCCtcccacctgaagaacacatttAACAAGAGATCCATCTTTGCTCCACATATCTTTCTATCCAGCTTCAATGTGGCCAAACCATCCTGTACTGCCCAAATATATGcgcatgtgtgtgcgtgcgtgcatgtgTTTGAagattaagagaaagaaaacctaTCTCCCCAACTCTGGTCCCAGAgtatcaatttttttccattctattccaaCGGAAAATCATATTTCAGGGTAGATTTCAGACTATGTCCCTAAAAAAGCAATCCCCAGAAGTCCTAACATCTATCCCTTCCCCATCCTGAAGGTTTAAAGCAAGCAGGAACTGGCAGCAAGACTCTCAAGATCCGCTTAATGGCTTCTTCTCTCCTCCAAGATAGGCAGACGTTGTTAAACTCTTCCTCTCCCTAGTTAGTCTTCCTTAATTCCCCTGACACCCTGTAGTTCTCTTATAGGATCTCTCAAGGCAGAGTGAGAGCAGAAACCTCACATCACATGAAAGGAGGGGCATCTCCATGATGGTGGGTCCCAAAGCCCGTCTGGGTCAGACCCAACCAGAGCCTTCCTTGGTGCCTGTCTCTTAGTGCATTCAGGTCATGGCACCTGGGCAGGGATGTCCCTTCATTTTGAATGATGGGCTTTCTCCTCACCCAAAGTCCCCCCAACTTTAAACTGATTCTTATCACTGtctcaaataaaaaaattctgCAGCAGCTCTGCTTCCCATGGTGTTTTCTCCATCTCGTATTATGTCTAGAGTCATACCACTTCCTCTCTCACTATGTCTCTGCTTCCTTGACTACCTCACCTAGTTCTGcagtattttgtttttctcaaaagcACTCTTGATCTTTCCTTGGCCCATCCAAAAACACTAGGTGGGACTAGCTGCTCATAGAGCTGCTGTGACATGAAGACAGACCTCTTGGAGTCAGCCCCCTCTGTACCCTCCTATTCAGGTCTCCATTCCTCCATGAGAGGAATCCTTGCTTCTCAAAGaatcttctctctctcaacaacaacaaaacacataCGTTCCTGTTCATAAAATTAATTCATGCTCActgtaaaaatttaaaatcacgtaaaaatagaagaaaagcatAACAAAACCTACTCCTAATCAGAGGAGTAAAGAGCATGCTGGGAAGCTCTACATGGCCCATGCTGTTTTATAATTAAAGTTCAGTCTTTTATATAGAGACTAATTTCAGAAAATCAGGAACTAAGAAAAGAGAAGATTGTatgaagaagtgaaataaaatatttccttttcctcttcaccAATTATTTTGAACATAGGTACttgcactttaaaatattttttgcgcTTAAGATGTACAGGAAATTTAAATATCAGTGATTAATGTCAAACATTATCATCTTGTTGTGTACCTAAATAGAAATGTGATCCCTGACTTAATCTTTATCCAGCAACATGAAAATTGACAGACTAAGCCAGAAATGACCAGGAAAGTGATTCTTCAGACTCTAAAATTCAGAGGTGGTAGACacacaagagaaatggaaaatattttcaaaatatttggatattttgtCTTGAACTCAAAAATctagtaagaaaaaaatgatttcttaaaaatCTGGCTGTCTTTAGCCATAACCTACAGAATTTGAGACTTCCATAAGTCTTTTACTAGGCATATGGCACTTGTGAGGGCAGTGAGGGAATTACAGAACCAGTTACCAGTGGTGGTgagaaatgtttcatttttgaGTTTCTTCTAAATCTCTAAAGTTCTTGAGAACCTCTAGGGACCTTAACATCTTCAGAAGAGTTCTAAATCTGTTACTATTTTTGGATCAGAATAATCAAGGTCCAGGAAgtaggtggaggaggatgggctgaCACCATGTATATAGAATTCTCTCCAGATACTGGTTCAGCCTAAACCAGGAAACTGCAGTTGCTGTACAAAAGTGACTGCTTCAGGGGAGTAACAGCCCCTGCTCCATGGTCAAGTCCTAAAGTAGTGAAGGTAGAGGACTGCAGCTTCAACCTGAGTGTGTTATGCCTGAGTATCTAGGAGAGGTCTCAGTCCTGCTGCTGTTTTGATAAATCCAGGTTCCATACTCCTGATGCCCTCCAGTGGCTAACGCTGAAGAGAAAACAAAGGTTGTTCTGGGGAAAGCCAAGACCAGGAAAACGAGAAACAAAATTTCTTGCACAGGGAGGTGAGCGTAGGTGAGGGGCAGATGTGGGGACAGCAGTCCTGATCAGAAGGTTgcagatgatgatggtgatgtaaAAGTCTTTATAAAAAGAGGATTAAGAGATAAAGCTTTCcacttctcccctcctcaccaaTCCCTATGACAGATCTTAGTCCCCAAGGAAAGCCACACACAGAACCCTCTGGGAGGAGGCAGACTGCCCAGGAATGTCTCAGGAGTTCTGGTCTGTTACAGTAGTTAAAACTTTGCTGTTACTATCATGGTGAGCATCATCATCACTGGCACTATTACTGCtgtggaattttttttcaaaCCAGAGATTCTCACAACCTATCATGTAAATTAGACAAACTTCAGCTAATTGATTCCAAGACCAGTGTTTTCACATAAAGCTGCTACTCCACAAACTACCTAACAGGTATCTAAAGTCACAAAGGCTCCGCTGATCAGAAAACATTTGAGGAGAgtccctgggcaggacaggaaggTTCTAAAGTCTCAGAGAACCAGGACTCAGACACTCTCTAATCATCCAGTCCCAGATTTGCTAAGCAGCCCATTCCTGGAGGTAAGACCACAATACAGTCTCCCCCATGGCAGTTATTGCACAGATGCAACATCTTCCTTGTGGACTGTGTGGACACTGGTGGTTCTTGGACTCTGAGAGTGCCCATGTTAGTTCTAGAAGCTGGATTCCCCAAAATCTAAGAAAGAGTAGGCCAAAGTCCATCCCGGAGCACATCAAATCTTGCTCCTGTGGTCTCATGAATACTCCTTGGCTTGGCTTCTGTATACTGTAAACAGAAGCTGAGACTAGGATTCAGGTACACATAATTTACGGACAGAGTTGTCTCAGAAGAAAGGGAATCAGTGCAGCAGGATAGGGCAGGGGAAAGAGAGAAGTAAGGATGTGATTTCTTCTGGAGTTTAGCTTCAGAATAAATCACACATAACTATTTCCATCTTGAAGGAAGAAGGATGGCCTTTTATAACTTAGGTCAGTCAATCATTGGCTATGGGCTTACCTCCGGGCCTCAGAGGCATAACTTCCCATGTGAGATGGCTCCCTTTGGTTGAAGAAATTCTCTGGAGAAGATGGCAGCCGAGGGTAATACTCTGAAGAAGAGGTGGCTGTGAGCCATTAGCAGCCAACACTCATAGCAGGTGGGGATGGGTGTCCCATCCTAGTAAAGCAAATTTGGGTAAGGCCAGGGAGATCATCTATTACCCTCCATAAACATCTCATTATTCAGAGGAATCCCCAGTGGAGGTTAtcattttccctttccttccctctgtctctAGGGAATTGATTCCCAAAGTGTGGTCTCCTgaccagcagcaacagcatcacttcagaacttgttagaaatgcacttTTTATATCCctcccagacttactgaatcagaaactctggggggtGGGTCCAGAAATCTGTGGTTTAAAAAGCCTTCCAGGTGATCCCAGTACATGCTAAAGTTTGAAGACCACTGCTCTAGGGAATGGAGGATctgcagaaaatattttcattttgacaCAGGATGAATGAGGAGAATTTCTCCAGTACTTCGTGTGGCTACCAACTTCTCTGCACAGCCACAGCCACTCTTCCTTCCCCACTCAGCTATTAGGTGATCCTAACACTCCAAGGTTGACATGGACAATTCAGCCATTCCCTTGGTTTTCAGTTTCCTCAGTCTCTGACCCTTATGGTTTCCATCTAGGTCCAAATTCAAGGTATATTATCTGACAGTCTTCCtttttgaccaaactttagtcaggctcctctgaaccCTCTTCTCTACTAGGCCTCGACCTTGACCTGTCTTTAGCAAAAATCCTGCTAATtagtttagcaagaatcctccTATCCTTGATATGTCCTCTTAGTCATTTTTTAACCACTTACCCCTTCATTTTGCCagttggctataaatccccacttgtcCCTGTTGTATTTGGAGTTGAATTCAGACTCACTCTTCTATTGCAATAGCTTGATCTCTATCGCAAcagtcttaaataaagtcttcttTACTGATGTaacaaatgtcaaaataatttttctttaacataGCTTCCAAAAGACTTAGATGTACATTGTGATTTGGAGTAAAAAAAGTTctcactttctcctctcctttcaccACCCCCTTCTGCTCACCACCATCCATTGCTCTGACTACAGAGTTTTCTCTTGCTCTTTCAAGTTTCAGGtcagaaatattcttttcttCGAATCTCTGGGAAGTTCCTGGGTAGAGATTCTACTCTACCTCCCACCCGCCAAATTTCTCTTATGAAACCATACAGACTATCTGCCCTTTCTTGCTtcaaaagaaagagcaaaataGTTTTCTTTCAGACTTCCTTTGGCCTCTAAAATACAGCCACCTCATCTCTACAGACATCCTTTGATAACCTCAGAGCGCCACCTAGAGCATATGTAGCACTCACCAATTTTTAGATCATAACTTCAGTGGAACTAAAAAAAAGATAACTGCAGAATCTTCCCTTTTTTCAGGTCTTTACTAGTCTCTCTCTttccaatttctgttgtttatattcTTTGCCTCCAGAAGACAAAGAGGTAGAAAATGAAATTATCAActgattaaattatttttgaagatGCCCAGAGCCTGGCAAAGGGAGCTCTATCTTCAGCTATAGGGCCTCAGAGTCATTCATATACAGAACACTGACAGCCTGGGGCTCCTGTTCCAAAAATACAGAATACTCAGTTTGTTGGGCTCTTGAAATATGAGTTttctatattatttgaaaatattctgtGATAGAAAACAGGAAAGCAAATTGGTTGTATAAAGCCTATATAGATAGCAAGTAAGCTAGTAACTTATGAGATAAAGGCAAAATTCATAGGATGTGTTAAGTATAGATAATAAGCAAGTAGCTcttgagacagaggcagaattcATAACTTGcgttaaaaataaatactaagtACATTAGTAACTTGGAAGATACATTAAAGATAGAATTAAAGGATTATATGATGGAACAAACAGGTGTGTTACTTACAAAGCGACGGAAAGATGCTGGTGATCAAAACAAAATGACATTCATCAGGACAATTTTTCTATTCACTTATTAGGGAAAACTGAATCTTCAAACTGTGACTTCCcaccaaaggagaaaaaaatcatttacgtctttaataatatattttaaaaacctaaataaagttaaagaaaataaattttaatcaatCACCTTGTTCTTAGGGTTCCCAGGGTACCTTTTGGCTTCAACGCATATTCCTAATCTGCAAAATTATGTAGAAAACCACACTCTCTACATCTCTATCAAGTTCTTCTGAAATTAGCCATTTTATGCCAGTACCTTTTTACAGACTCTGTCTAAAACCCCTAGTCCAAAATGTGAACTAACTTTAAACTTTCTATTTCAACTTGTCTTCTCTCAATTTAAGACAGAATGGGTACTTGATGTGCGCCTGGCATAATATACATGGAGTACAAAGCCAAGGAAAAAAATGACTTTGCCAGATCCTCCATAATTGGGTCATTTGTCAAGAACCAAAGCTCAAGCCCATCCTACATTTTAAGAGGTACCATCAGTCAGAGGAAAGAAGACAGCACTACTGTGAGGATGAAAAGCTTGTCTTAGAATTTTTGGGTGCCCTGGGGGCTGTAGCTCGACTCTGCTCTTTATAGTCCCAGCCAGTCAGATCAGTCAATGTCCACAATTCCCTTCAtgcaaaaaagaacaaacttgggGCAAATATATGCCAATATTTAGGACTGTTTTTCATAAGTTTTGGGGCAAATTCAACCATCCCTTTATGTCAAACTTGATCAAGAATGTTTTTGTCCCATCAAAAAATCAGGTTTGTATCTGTTTAGAATTAAAAGCTTCTCTAAGACAAAGCAAATACCAGATTAAAACTAGAACTTCATTTTTGGAGCAGCTAACTCAGTAATGGGTTAGCTGAATTAATAGAAAAATCCCTCAATTCCATCAAATTATGATTTCACAGTAGTAGGTTCCACTTAGAATGTCATACTGATTGCCATGACTAGTTAGGGAAGGATCCCTATTTGAGCCTAAACAGCAGTGACACTGTATtcacttgatgaataaatgagtgaaggaGAGTCATCTAGAGTAATTACTCAGTTTCTAGTTTAACAGAATATATTATGGTGCTAGCAAAGAGAAAAGTAATAATAAGAGTGACTTGAGTTCAGGTGTCTGTGAGATAATAAGATGGAAATGTCTGATAGGCAGTTGGCTATAATCGTATGAAATTCTAAAGAGGTCTATGTAAGGCAGGTATTTGGAAGTCATCGGCCTATTTTGGAGAGTTCAAAGATGTGAATGTATGGAATATTCTTCTGAATATTCTCTCAGAGAAAACTAGGACCACCAAAGATGGAACCTAGAAAACATCAACATTAAAAGTGTGATTCTCCCACTTGCCCTAGATTTTCAAGTTAGAAACATATTTTATTCAAGTCTCCGGGAAGTTCTTGGCTAGAATTAGAGATTCCATTCCCCCAAGAATTTCTCTACAAAGCCACAGGTTTGGTCTACTCAATATCTCAATTGCAATTTTTGCTATGGGCAGATAAACCAATGGAAGATTGAGTATCACTTAATTACAGTCATTGAATTTTAAAACGTGAGACCAACAACCAAGGTCTTCTGAGCTCTGTGTTTCCTGCATACACCTTGTTGCAAAACCTTCCTCCAGCTTGCCACTAACCCACAGGGCTCAGAGACAATCAGAAAGATTGAAAATGAAGGACAGACAAGAATATTAGGCAAACTCATACAAAAAGAAAGGATTCTTGGACTTAATACCATTTGAGAtggaattttggaaaaaaattattaaatgagatATAGAAGGGACTTTAAAATGCTAAGAGGTACAATTTACGTGGAGATATAaagatttttgtgttttaatattCATGATCTATAAAATAAAGCAGCAACTTTCATTCAGCAGAAACTCATCAGAGATAAAAGTAGAAAGACAGACACAATTTAATAACTGACTTTAATTCACTGCTTTCGGTCTAAGAAATATCAATAGACAAAGAAATAAGTAATATTATAAGAAACTTAAATaattatcaataaaattgacCTGGTCAATACAACcaaatttttccttaaaagtgGAAAAGATACCATTTTTAAGTTGCCCGTGGAA includes the following:
- the GPX6 gene encoding glutathione peroxidase 6, with the translated sequence MIRRFLASCLFPLFVVGFAQLTPESQKMKMDCYKGVTGTVYEYGALTLNGEEYIQFKQYAGKHVLFINVATYUGLTAQYPELNALQEELKPFGVVLLGFPCNQFGKQEPGKNSEILFGLKYVRPGGGFVPNFQLFEKGDVNGEKEQKVFTFLKNSCPPTSDLLGSSNQLFWEPMKVHDIRWNFEKFLVGPDGVPVMRWFHRASVSTVKSDILEYLKQFKSE